One window of the Candidatus Kuenenbacteria bacterium HGW-Kuenenbacteria-1 genome contains the following:
- a CDS encoding DUF4325 domain-containing protein, which translates to MKIELKKFGDVLISRPAGREAYLAMSAYLIKDIKKNEKIIIDFNGIKVLTPSWADEVITKLAQNYNIVFDNTNNPTVEATLKTLSKYSGVKINKNILK; encoded by the coding sequence ATGAAAATAGAATTAAAAAAATTTGGCGATGTTTTAATTTCTAGACCAGCTGGAAGAGAGGCTTATTTAGCTATGTCGGCGTATTTAATCAAAGATATTAAAAAAAACGAAAAAATAATTATAGATTTTAACGGTATAAAAGTTTTAACTCCTTCTTGGGCTGACGAAGTTATAACTAAATTAGCGCAAAATTATAATATTGTATTTGACAATACAAACAATCCAACTGTTGAAGCAACCTTAAAAACACTTTCAAAATATTCTGGCGTAAAAATTAATAAAAATATTTTAAAATAA
- a CDS encoding SsrA-binding protein, with amino-acid sequence MPTITINKHIYHNYQILETFEAGIVLTGPEVKSLKKGQINLKGSYVTLDSKIPEKPLSNVISKYSLPCVWLVNCHISAYAPAANVQKNYQPTHSRKLLLKKKEINSLIGKLKTPGLTLLPIKVYTKGKIIKLEIGLGKGKKKFDKREDIKKREVKRKIERVMKNF; translated from the coding sequence ATGCCTACAATTACTATAAACAAACACATATATCATAATTATCAAATTTTAGAAACCTTTGAAGCAGGTATTGTTTTGACTGGACCAGAAGTGAAATCACTAAAAAAGGGCCAAATCAATCTTAAGGGAAGTTATGTTACTTTGGATTCTAAAATTCCAGAAAAACCTCTTTCTAATGTTATTTCAAAATATTCTTTGCCTTGTGTTTGGTTGGTTAATTGTCATATTTCCGCTTACGCGCCAGCAGCTAATGTTCAAAAAAATTATCAACCAACTCATTCACGAAAATTGCTTTTAAAAAAGAAAGAAATCAATTCTTTAATCGGTAAATTAAAAACCCCGGGCTTGACTTTATTGCCAATTAAGGTATATACTAAGGGCAAGATTATCAAATTAGAAATTGGTTTGGGTAAGGGAAAGAAAAAATTTGATAAAAGAGAGGATATTAAAAAAAGAGAGGTAAAAAGAAAAATAGAAAGAGTGATGAAAAATTTCTAA
- a CDS encoding ATPase — MQFIKRQSYTNLWNELSEEKKMVFLAGPRQVGKTTIAKEIAKKYKNSIYFNWDIISDQQKIIKNPTFFEQINRIDKSIPLVVLDEIHKYKKWKNYLKGIYDEFYSDYSFLISGSGRLDIYQKGGDSLAGRYLMFHLFPFTISELSHTNRNFSDFIKNPINDFDINHKKSTRNIWDNLAQFSGFPDPFTRATKTFWTKWSRNYNKQIIYEDIRNLSNIKNINDVGLLFSLLPSKIGSPISINNIANDLQVAFDTVKNWLNLFDISYLTFRILPWTRKINRAITKEKKLYLFNYPLIQDIGAKFENMVSLELYRAINNWNEKGYGNFDLHYIKNKEQEEVDFLISNNNLPILIIEAKNSDVQPTKALINFQNNLNVPAVQLVNQENIYKINKNKANKILITTAHYWLSSLPF; from the coding sequence ATGCAATTTATTAAAAGACAGTCTTATACTAATTTGTGGAATGAACTATCTGAAGAAAAAAAGATGGTTTTTTTAGCTGGTCCAAGACAAGTTGGCAAAACAACAATCGCAAAAGAAATAGCCAAAAAATATAAAAATAGTATTTATTTTAATTGGGATATTATCTCAGATCAGCAAAAAATAATAAAAAATCCGACTTTTTTTGAACAAATTAACAGGATTGATAAATCAATTCCGCTTGTTGTTTTAGATGAAATTCATAAATACAAAAAATGGAAGAATTATTTAAAAGGCATTTATGATGAATTTTATTCTGATTATTCTTTTCTTATTTCTGGAAGTGGGAGATTAGATATCTATCAAAAAGGCGGAGATTCTTTGGCTGGCAGATATTTAATGTTTCATCTTTTTCCATTTACAATTTCGGAATTAAGTCATACTAATAGAAATTTTTCTGATTTTATTAAAAATCCAATTAATGATTTTGATATAAATCATAAAAAATCAACGCGAAATATTTGGGATAATTTAGCCCAATTTAGCGGTTTTCCGGATCCATTTACTAGGGCAACAAAAACATTTTGGACAAAATGGTCAAGAAATTACAATAAGCAAATTATTTATGAAGATATTAGAAATTTGTCAAACATAAAAAATATTAATGATGTTGGGTTATTATTTTCTTTGTTGCCATCAAAAATAGGAAGCCCAATTTCAATAAACAATATTGCCAATGATTTGCAAGTCGCTTTTGATACTGTAAAAAATTGGCTCAATCTTTTTGATATATCATATTTAACTTTTAGAATCTTACCATGGACCAGAAAAATTAATAGAGCAATAACAAAAGAAAAAAAATTATATCTTTTTAACTATCCTTTAATTCAGGATATTGGCGCTAAATTTGAAAATATGGTTAGCCTTGAATTATATAGAGCAATTAATAATTGGAACGAAAAAGGATATGGTAATTTTGATTTACATTATATTAAAAACAAAGAACAAGAAGAAGTGGATTTTCTTATTAGTAATAATAATTTGCCAATTTTAATAATAGAAGCAAAAAATTCTGATGTTCAGCCAACAAAAGCATTGATTAATTTCCAAAATAATTTAAATGTCCCAGCTGTTCAATTAGTAAATCAAGAAAATATTTATAAAATTAATAAAAATAAAGCTAATAAAATATTAATTACCACCGCGCATTATTGGTTATCTTCCCTACCATTTTAA
- a CDS encoding threonine--tRNA ligase translates to MSKEKNNNLEIMRHSLTHIMAGAILELWPNVKFGIGPAIENGFYYDFDLSDCEKKTFVPQDLLKIEKRMKKIIQQNFKFKKKEISIEEAKEIFKDQPYKLELIEELEKNLKQITIFETFNPISYEPTNSYFIDLCAGPHINLTKEINLDAFKLTKLAGAYWKGDEKNKMLTRIYGIAFETKKELDDYLTMMTEAEKRDHRKIGKELDFFHIDEIVGSGLPLWHPKGAILWRIIEDFWYKEHLKNDYQLVRTPHIGNKILWETSGHWGFYNESMYPPLEVGQTLKESQDKDKIKDSEQFLLKPMNCPFHVQIFKNKPYSYRELPLRWAECGTVYRYEKKGELSGLTRVRGFTQDDAHIICRADQVENELKKVIDFILFIYKSFGFEIESVNVYLSVRDQESKKYAGTDEGWDFTEKVLEKVALEKKLNIKKDIGGAVFYGPKLDFKVKDAIGREWQCSTLQFDFNLPERFDMTFINDKGEKEKPFMLHRALFGSFERFIGVLIEHYSGALPFWLSPVQVQIIPISEKFNDYAEKISLQLKAYDFRLVVDNETETLGKRIRNAELQKIPYLLIVGEKEKNTNTIAVRERHKGDLGAMKLTEFLEKIKIKTK, encoded by the coding sequence ATGTCTAAAGAAAAAAATAACAATTTAGAAATTATGCGACATTCATTGACGCATATAATGGCAGGGGCTATTTTAGAATTATGGCCTAATGTTAAATTTGGCATTGGACCAGCAATTGAAAATGGATTTTATTATGATTTTGATTTATCTGATTGCGAAAAAAAAACATTTGTTCCACAAGATTTATTAAAAATTGAAAAAAGAATGAAAAAAATTATTCAACAAAATTTTAAATTTAAGAAAAAAGAAATTTCAATTGAAGAAGCAAAAGAAATTTTTAAAGACCAACCATATAAATTAGAATTGATTGAAGAATTAGAAAAAAATTTAAAACAAATTACGATTTTTGAAACTTTTAATCCTATAAGCTATGAGCCAACTAACAGCTATTTTATAGATTTATGCGCAGGTCCACATATTAATTTAACTAAAGAAATTAATTTAGATGCTTTTAAATTAACAAAATTAGCCGGAGCTTATTGGAAAGGTGATGAAAAAAATAAAATGTTGACAAGAATTTATGGCATTGCTTTTGAAACAAAAAAAGAATTAGATGATTATTTAACGATGATGACAGAAGCAGAAAAAAGAGACCATAGAAAGATTGGCAAAGAATTAGACTTTTTTCATATTGATGAAATTGTTGGTTCTGGCTTGCCATTATGGCATCCTAAAGGCGCAATTCTTTGGAGAATTATTGAAGATTTTTGGTACAAAGAACATTTAAAAAATGATTATCAATTAGTTCGTACTCCGCATATTGGCAATAAAATTCTTTGGGAAACTTCTGGTCATTGGGGATTTTATAATGAAAGCATGTATCCTCCATTAGAAGTTGGCCAAACATTAAAAGAAAGTCAGGATAAAGATAAAATTAAAGATTCTGAACAATTTTTATTAAAACCAATGAATTGTCCATTTCATGTTCAAATTTTTAAAAATAAACCTTACTCATACAGAGAACTGCCTTTGCGATGGGCAGAATGCGGAACAGTATATCGCTATGAAAAAAAAGGAGAACTTTCTGGCTTGACTAGAGTAAGAGGTTTTACTCAAGATGACGCGCATATTATTTGCAGAGCCGATCAGGTTGAAAATGAATTAAAAAAAGTAATTGATTTTATTTTGTTTATTTATAAATCATTTGGTTTTGAAATTGAAAGCGTAAATGTGTATCTATCTGTAAGAGATCAAGAATCAAAAAAATACGCGGGAACTGACGAAGGTTGGGATTTTACGGAAAAAGTTTTAGAAAAAGTTGCATTAGAAAAAAAATTAAATATTAAAAAAGATATAGGCGGAGCTGTATTTTATGGTCCAAAGCTTGATTTTAAAGTTAAGGACGCGATTGGAAGAGAGTGGCAATGCTCAACTTTGCAATTTGATTTTAATTTGCCTGAAAGATTTGATATGACATTTATTAATGATAAAGGCGAGAAAGAAAAACCATTTATGTTGCACCGCGCGTTATTTGGATCTTTTGAACGATTTATTGGTGTTTTAATTGAACACTATTCTGGCGCGTTGCCATTTTGGTTATCACCTGTTCAGGTTCAAATTATTCCAATTAGCGAAAAATTTAATGATTATGCCGAGAAAATTAGCTTACAGCTTAAGGCTTACGACTTTAGGCTTGTTGTTGATAATGAAACCGAAACTCTAGGTAAACGAATTCGCAATGCCGAACTTCAAAAAATTCCTTACCTTTTAATTGTTGGAGAAAAAGAAAAAAATACCAACACCATCGCTGTCCGTGAACGACACAAAGGCGACCTCGGTGCAATGAAATTAACTGAGTTTTTAGAAAAGATTAAGATAAAAACAAAATAA